A window of the Archocentrus centrarchus isolate MPI-CPG fArcCen1 chromosome 17, fArcCen1, whole genome shotgun sequence genome harbors these coding sequences:
- the LOC115796167 gene encoding angiomotin-like 2a, with product MSSTEEPSGTVLHRLIQEQLRYGNPTDTRTLLAIQQQALRGGSGSNSGPSSGGDMSSSPQSSLESLTQEDPLYPQLSTRQEPQGQEHQGDYHHSESGYQLHGEKLPTYEQAKAQSQYLASHWGPTGSIRQLHGGVFHEEADLMELKCNHVRSLSEHRMQISLERNDAAAKAEAIKITSHSYPELPYYTQCYQGPGPNMDKCNPPPEYSAPLQGQGFIPHQVQEPVQPQQHRYVQSGQPAEAPCYNTFNSLPPAGLEEPNQVELLLMENERLRQELEAHREKTGRIQKLEQEIQRISEAYETLIQGSSKRENLEQTLRRRLVAEIRRLQDFNRDLRENLENARTHVAKEVEAADHNQHIMAKLLEQNEEQNTERERMERELQRLRAAAEEQNLRAKRLEEALEAARGRGRQLEEELRRKRAYVEKVERLQSALAQLQSTCEKRESLEMKLRTRLEQELRSLRAQQRQSQPPGMTMNSLQERLREREERILALEADVVRWEQKYLEESTMRQFAMEVAATAAAQRDTTIINHSPCHSSNNSFNEDLPVADHRNQEMENRIRALYAQILEKDAVIKILNQRLHQDQGRRDEQNPSANLLNTVGATLRPASSTPSISPTKSNTKTRGKSLSDDQTLPIRQFSAQSEPGTLERQVEGTKTKEAASTSKLNSDKAAPKKLLLNPFKGLDELDAEAVEIFI from the exons ATGTCGTCCACTGAGGAGCCGTCCGGCACCGTCCTGCATCGACTCATCCAGGAGCAGCTCCGCTACGGAAACCCCACAGACACCCGCACCTTATTAGCCATCCAGCAGCAGGCCCTGCGGGGAGGCAGCGGAAGCAACAGTGGCCCCAGCAGCGGGGGCGACATGAGCAGTAGCCCACAATCATCTTTAGAGAGTCTCACCCAGGAAGACCCTCTGTACCCTCAGCTCTCCACGAGGCAGGAGCCCCAGGGCCAGGAGCACCAGGGAGATTACCATCATTCAGAAAGTGGCTACCAGCTGCATGGGGAGAAGCTGCCAACCTATGAGCAGGCTAAGGCGCAGTCTCAGTACCTGGCCTCTCACTGGGGCCCTACAGGCTCCATCAGGCAGCTCCATGGGGGGGTTTTCCACGAAGAGGCTGATCTGATGGAGCTAAAGTGCAACCATGTGCGGTCTCTCAGCGAGCATCGCATGCAGATATCGCTGGAGAGGAATGATGCAGCAGCTAAAGCAGAGGCCATAAAGATCACCTCTCACAGCTACCCCGAGCTTCCTTACTATACTCAATGCTACCAGGGCCCAGGGCCAAACATGGACAAATGCAACCCACCCCCAGAGTACTCAGCCCCCCTCCAGGGCCAAGGATTTATCCCTCACCAGGTCCAAGAGCCAGTGCAGCCTCAGCAGCACAG GTATGTCCAGTCTGGTCAGCCAGCAGAAGCCCCTTGCTACAACACATTCAACAGCCTGCCACCTGCTGGTTTGGAGGAGCCCAACcaggtggagctgctgctgatggagaATGAGAGACTGAGACAAGAGCTGGAGGCTCACAGGGAGAAAACCGGCCGTATTCAGAAG TTGGAGCAGGAGATCCAGCGTATTTCAGAGGCCTATGAGACACTGATCCAGGGCAGCAGTAAGAGAGAAAACTTGGAGCAGACACTGAGGAGGAGGTTGGTGGCTGAAATCAGGAGGCTGCAGGATTTCAACAGAGACCTTAGAG AAAACCTGGAAAATGCCAGGACGCATGTTGCAAAAGAAGTAGAGGCGGCCGACCATAACCAGCACATCATGGCGAAGCTCCTTGAACAAA ATGAGGAGCAGAATACTGAGCGGGAGCGTATGGAAAGGGAGCTGCAGCGGCTGCGAGCCGCAGCTGAGGAGCAGAACCTCAGGGCTAAGCGACTTGAGGAGGCCCTGGAGGCGGCTCGAGGACGAGGTCGCCAGCttgaggaggagctgaggaggaagagggctTATGTAGAGAAGGTGGAGAGGCTTCAGAGTGCACTGGCTCAGCTGCAGTCCACCTGTGAGAAGAGGGAGAGCCTGGAGATGAAGCTGAGGACACGACTagagcaggagctgaggagtCTGAGGGCACAACAG AGGCAGTCACAGCCCCCTGGAATGACCATGAACTCACTCCAAGAGCGCCTGCGGGAGCGTGAAGAGCGCATCCTGGCCCTCGAAGCCGACGTGGTGCGCTGGGAGCAGAAGTACCTGGAGGAGAGCACCATGAGGCAGTTTGCCATGGAGGTggctgccactgctgctgccCAGAG AGACACCACCATCATTAACCACTCACCCTGCCACTCCTCCAACAACAGCTTCAACGAGGACCTGCCAGTCGCCGACCACAGGAATCAGGAGATGGAGAACAG GATTCGTGCCCTCTATGCTCAGATCTTGGAAAAAGATGCCGTGATCAAGATCCTCAATCAGCGACTGCACCAGGACCAAGGTCGAAGGGATGAGCAAAATCCATCTGCTAACCTCCTGAATACAGTGGGGGCAACCCTCCGACCAGCCTCCTCCACTCCCTCCATCAGCCCGACCAAGAGCAACACTAAGACTAGAG GTAAGAGTCTTTCAGATGATCAGACTTTGCCCATCCGTCAGTTCTCTGCTCAGTCTGAGCCTGGGACACTAGAACGGCAGGTGGAGGGAACCAAAACCAAAGAGGCAGCCAGCACATCTAAGCTCAACAGCG ACAAGGCAGCACCTAAGAAGTTGCTATTGAACCCCTTCAAAGGCTTGGATGAGCTGGATGCGGAGGCAGTGGAAATCTTCATTTAA